The sequence CCAGCAGGCTGATCGCGGAGCGGGGCAGGTGGTCGGTGGGGACGTGTTCGAGCAGTTCGCAGAAGGCGATGCCGAGCCGGTCGGCCCAGCCGAGCTCACCGCCACGACCACCGACGGTGTCGTCGTAGCGCGCCACGCCGCGGGTGTCGGTGCCGTAGCGCCGGGGCGTGGAGAGGTTGTGCAGGATCGTGGTGAGCAGGTGGCCGTGCCGCTCGGGCAGGCTGAACCGGCCCACGTAGCGGCCGTCGCCCTGGTCGTGGAGGGTCAGCCAGGTGTCGGTCTCACCACGGTGCTGGTTGGTCCGCACCGTCGCCGCGATGTGGTGCTGGTGCAGGTCGGTGTCGATGGTGCGGTAGACCCGACGCGCGGCCCGCCGCAGCTGGGTGGCCGACATCGGGACCCCGGAGCGGGTGCCCTCGCCGGTGGCCCTGCCGATCAGCAGCTCCTGGGCCGCCTCGCGCTGAGCATCACTCGCGGTGTCCTCGGTGACCTCCAGGCTCTGCACGATCACCCGGGCCTGCTCGAGCCGGATCCGGCCCTGAGCCAACGCGGCCAGCGTCGTGGGGTAGGTCGACTCCAGCTGCTGGGCCAGCACCAGCCCCCCCTGAGCATCTCCCGACGCATCCCCGTCAACCGCGCCAACCACGCATCCGTGCCCGTCTCCGCTGCGGTCTCGGCCACCCGCCGCCGGTCCGCCTCCGCGGCGAGCTCGAGCTGCCACGCCTGCACCTGCGACTCCAACCGCGCCAACGACGCCACTGCGTCGGTCAGCTCAGCATCGTCGAGACGACCGGCAGGCTCCGCAGCAGCGGCCATCACCTCGCGCCGCACCGCAGCAATCCGCTCCCCCACGCCGGGGTCCGGAGCGATGCTTGCTGCGATGGCCATACCCGCAGTCAGGCAGGGACCACCGACATCGGTCGGTCCCTCGGAGTCAGCGGGCCTCGAAGTCGAAGTCGACCCGCAGGCCGTCGATCGACCGAACCGTCAGGGCCACCTCGCGGATGCCACCGGTGGCAGTGCAGGTCATCTCCGCACCCACCTCGCCCGGCAGCGACGAGGGACAGGTGACCGTGTCGACGTCCCCGCCGCGCTCGCGGATCCGACCGGGCAGCGCCTCCTCCAGGTCGGCGGCGTGAACGAAGTACTGCTCCTCCCACTGCACCGTGTCGCCGTCGACGGCGATCGTCTCGACCAGCGCACCGGTGCGCCCACCGTCGCGCTCGATGGTGCAGACCTGTCGTGCCCCCACCACGCCGGCCAGGTCGCCCTCACACGTCACGTCGAAGGAGCCGAGTGGCGCGTCGACGGGCAGCGCGTCGGTGAGCTGGTCCACCAGGTCCGCCCGTGCGAGGGAGGTCGGCGCACCCGCGGTGGCGGCACCGGTCGTGCTCCACCCCTCCGGCACCGACGGCTCGGCAGCGGGGGCGTCGTCACTGCAGCCCGTCACGGCACTCAGCAACAGCAGCGCGGCCAGCGAACGGAGCACGAGGGAGAGCAACCTGCGCACCGACCTCAGTAGTACCAGGGGAAGGGCGACCAGTCGGGGTCGCGCTTCTCCAGGAACTGGTCGCGCCCCTCCTGTGCCTCGTCGGTCATGTAGGCCAGCCGCGTCGTCTCTCCGGCGAAGAGCTGCTGGCCCACCAGGCCGTCGTCGATGGCGTTGAAGGAGTACTTGAGCATCCGCTGCGCGGTCGGGCTCTTGCCGTTGATCCGGCGGCCCCACTCCAGGGCGGTGGCCTCGAGCTCGGCGTGCGGGACCGCACGGTTGACCGTGCCCATGCGCATGCCGTCCTCGGCGTCGTACTCCTCGGCGAGGAAGAAGATCTCGCGGGCGAACTTCTGGCCCACCTGGCGGGCGAGGTACGCCGACCCGAAGCCGCCGTCGAAGCTGCCCACGTCGGCGTCGGTCTGCTTGAAGCGGGCGTGCTCGGTCGAGGCGAGGGTGAGGTCGCAGACCACGTGGAGGCTGTGGCCGCCGCCGGCCGCCCAGCCGGGCACGACGCAGATGACGACCTTGGGCATGAAGCGGATCAGGCGCTGCACCTCCAGGATGTGCAGCCGTCCCAGGCGGGCCTTGTCGATCGGGCTCGGCTCCTCGCCGCCGGTGTCACTACCGCCGGCGTCACCGGACTCGTACTGGTAGCCGGCCTTGCCGCGGATCCGCTGGTCACCGCCGGTGCAGAAGGACCACTTGCCGTGCTTGGCGCTCGGACCGTTGCCGGTGAGGATCACGCAGCCGACGTCACCGGTGGTGCGCGCGTGCTCGAGCGTGCGGAGCAACTCGTCGACGGTGTGGGGCCGGAAGGCGTTGAGCACGTCGGGCCGGTCGAACCCGATGCGCACCGTCCCGTGTGCCCGGGCCCGGTGGTAGGTGAGGTCGGTGAGGTCCTCGAACCCCGGCACCTCGTCCCACTGCTCGGGGTCGAAGGTGTCCGACACGCCTGCGATCGCACTCATGGTCGCCGAGGCTAACGCCTCGAGGAACAACCGGACGCGGCTGCCCGTTGTGCTGGGCATGACACTCACCGGAGAGTACGAGCCCAGCCAGTGGGAGTGGGTCCGCAACCAGGTGGCCGAGTACGAGGCCTCCGACGGCGCCCGCGCCAACACCCTCGGCGAGAGTGACGACCCGATCGTGGTCATCACCTCCGTCGGCGCCTCCAGCGACAAGCTCCGCAAGAACCCGGTGATGCGGGTGGAGAAGGACGGCAAGTACGTCGCCGTCGCCTCCAAGGGCGGCGCCCCGGAGCACCCGAGCTGGTACCACAACTTCGTCGCCCACCCCGAGGTCGACCTGCAGGACGGCGCTGACAAGCGCACCTACCGTGCCCGTCTCGTCACCGGCGAGGAGCGCGCGGAGTGGTGGGACCACGCCGTCGCCACCTGGCCGACGTACGCGGAGTACCAGGAGAAGACCGACCGCGAGATCCCGGTCTTCCTGCTCGAGCCGATCGAGTAGCGCCCTTCCGGACGCCTCT comes from Nocardioides panacisoli and encodes:
- a CDS encoding DUF4333 domain-containing protein gives rise to the protein MRRLLSLVLRSLAALLLLSAVTGCSDDAPAAEPSVPEGWSTTGAATAGAPTSLARADLVDQLTDALPVDAPLGSFDVTCEGDLAGVVGARQVCTIERDGGRTGALVETIAVDGDTVQWEEQYFVHAADLEEALPGRIRERGGDVDTVTCPSSLPGEVGAEMTCTATGGIREVALTVRSIDGLRVDFDFEAR
- a CDS encoding DUF222 domain-containing protein, whose amino-acid sequence is MAARARRGGGPAAGGRDRSGDGHGCVVGAVDGDASGDAQGGLVLAQQLESTYPTTLAALAQGRIRLEQARVIVQSLEVTEDTASDAQREAAQELLIGRATGEGTRSGVPMSATQLRRAARRVYRTIDTDLHQHHIAATVRTNQHRGETDTWLTLHDQGDGRYVGRFSLPERHGHLLTTILHNLSTPRRYGTDTRGVARYDDTVGGRGGELGWADRLGIAFCELLEHVPTDHLPRSAISLLVHLDLATLREDLTGVGVASMSTGADLTPGEVRRMACEAGIIPAVLGTGSVPLDLGRSSRLHSDKQRQALAITHDTCAIATCDRPFSWTEIHHPHAWATGGTTSLANALPLCWHHHRAAHDDRYHLTRLSRTEWELRSRRRPPPS
- a CDS encoding nitroreductase family deazaflavin-dependent oxidoreductase, with product MTLTGEYEPSQWEWVRNQVAEYEASDGARANTLGESDDPIVVITSVGASSDKLRKNPVMRVEKDGKYVAVASKGGAPEHPSWYHNFVAHPEVDLQDGADKRTYRARLVTGEERAEWWDHAVATWPTYAEYQEKTDREIPVFLLEPIE
- a CDS encoding 1,4-dihydroxy-2-naphthoyl-CoA synthase, with protein sequence MSAIAGVSDTFDPEQWDEVPGFEDLTDLTYHRARAHGTVRIGFDRPDVLNAFRPHTVDELLRTLEHARTTGDVGCVILTGNGPSAKHGKWSFCTGGDQRIRGKAGYQYESGDAGGSDTGGEEPSPIDKARLGRLHILEVQRLIRFMPKVVICVVPGWAAGGGHSLHVVCDLTLASTEHARFKQTDADVGSFDGGFGSAYLARQVGQKFAREIFFLAEEYDAEDGMRMGTVNRAVPHAELEATALEWGRRINGKSPTAQRMLKYSFNAIDDGLVGQQLFAGETTRLAYMTDEAQEGRDQFLEKRDPDWSPFPWYY